ACCTTAGTAAACTGTGCTGCTGAATGGCGGAGACAAGAGAAAATGACATATCAGATCCAAACTGGTGCACGAAGGAGCAGAAGCTACCAACAGGAGGTAACAAAACAGCATGAGCAGCAAGGAAGAACACAGTTTTCCTATACATATAGGCCACAACACATGTTTTCAGACACACAAAACACGCATCAGAAACCTCTCACTTGGAAAAACAGACGGTGCTTCTAAtggcagagacagcagcagcacccgACTTACTGTTGCATTGGTCGCACGCATATATCCTCCCTTCCAGAGCTTCGGTCTCAGTGAACTTGGCCAACATTTCTGTCAGCATGCACTCTGTCTGGTTAACAGGAACGATCCCTTTCTCGATGGAGTGATAGCGCTCAGGGAATTCCAGGGAAAGATCCCAAAAGGGTTCAACGGTGTTGGATTTGTAGTTGCATGTTATGCAGGTGACCTGGGAAGGAAATGTGCATACACAAATAAAGTTATGTACATGTACGCCTGCAGACTGCCGTTTACATTCATGTCTAAAGAGCAAGTTTATGCCCAAAAGGCAGTGCAGTTTCACAGACATAAAGATGATCTGTGAGTCAAGAGAAACACTACTCATTTCCAGCCTGAAAGCTAAGTCTACCCTGAGCAAATAGTTTAAACTAATTTCTCAATTCTCAAAAAAATGGAGATAACATTCACCTTTATGGGATTTACTTCCTCAGATAAACACCATTACAGGTATAATACCAACTCACAGTTGGGTAACAAGCACCTTGGATCTGTTTTCTACTATAAAAAGTACACGTTACCATTTATAATGCAATCTTCCTTCCACAGTTTCTCTACTTTCCTTGCATATTTCAAAGTGTATAATTCCTTTAATGTTTCATCTGCtaactatataaaaatattcaTGAATTGAGCACAAAAGGATAAATTTCAGATGCACTTGTTTTCTTATGTCATCGCAGAGTATTATAACTAAGAATAGCAGAAAAGTTTTCAATTAAACTCAGAGGCAGAAAGTGGGAACATGAGGTggtaacaaaaccagaaagcaaatcTGGTCAGACTCTGTTATTGTGAGAACCATCCACCAGAAACAAACTTCCACCCTTGCAGCTTCATGCCCTGAAGGCACCAGTAACTTCAAGGTGGATTTGTAGCTAGCAGATAGGGAAGGAAGTCTTCTGTGTGTAGAGGGGTTTGAAATTAAATACAGTACATGTACACAAGAATTACATAAGTAGAATAAATAGCTCGGCAAGTTATTTATAGTGTATCCTAGCAGCAGATGAATTACACTGATCTATTAACATCTTCACGCTGTTAACAGATACCTACCACTGAATCTAGAACACTGACCCGAGCCACAACACACCATCATCCAGAGCCAAGAGACACAACTGAACGAAGAACATTTAGTTAAGAAGTCCACAAGAAGTTCATGCACTGAAGAGATGATTCAAATGAACCATGACTTCAAGCATCCTTCCCTGAAAGCCAAATGCTTTACTTtgaaaaatacaccttttaatCTTTAAGGTGCACATAAGTTCTTATGAATGGTAAGCTCACTGGTACTGAGAAGGACGATATAAATAGTAATGAGAACACAAACATATAATACGCTTCGTGGTCTGATCTTGCAAACCCTTGAGTGTCAAGTTATGCACACGTTTCATTTCTTCTGGAAAGCAAAGGTAGTTGAGGACTTTCAAAATGCGCTGGGCTCTCAGGGTCTGCCTTGTGGGGAATAACATGTTTCAGACAAGGGAACGGCACAGGAATAAGAGACCGAGCAGCACGACAGGCACTTTCATCTCCTACAGAAACATATGTTAAGCATGCTCAGTATATCAAGATGACTTTCATATGCCtgcaaaaaaaattgtcacagagAGCTTATTCTTTATAGCACAAGATGACTGCCCTATCTGTCCTTCATCATAGTCTTTCTAgccaaggaaacaaaaccaagaagggACAAAACAAATTAGACACTTTAAAAACACCATAAAAACTTAAAACTAAGGGCTCAGAACTTCTGTACTTGTGCAGTTTTCATTCTGAAGTGGCAGAAGTCAACTGAATTTACAATATACTTGACAAGTATCGAAAATGCTGACAACCTGCACAGCAACCCAACAGATTTCTTTCTCAAGAGGCACTCCTAAGCAACTCCTCTTATGTATCTGGTGGCTCCTCAAGAAACAGAGCCTTTGCTCCTTGGTGTGAATGGCTCCAATTGATTCCTGTGCAAAAGCAGGCGCATACCTGACTAAGCAACTGCCCGTGAAAGATGGTGTTCACCACCTTCAGGACCTGCTTGGTGAGCTTCCTCTGTGAGAAAGGGATAAGGATCCTGCGCTTCGTTCCTTCCGACTCCAGCTCCTGCTGTACTTTATCCAACAACTCACAGAGAAATTCCTGAGCGTCCTGCTGATCGTAACCTCGAAACGCCGGGATCAGACTCCACACAGAGTGCAGCATGGCAAAGGGGGACACAAGGGCCCACTTGCCAGACCACATCACTCTGAAGAGGGTGTGCAATTCGTGACAGAGGGAGATGTGCTTTGAACTTGGTTCCTTGGGTTGTATTAGTTCTAAACTCCTGCTTATTGAGGAGCCACCATTTAAGCCAGCTGGCAAGCTCTGCGTGCCATATGATCCCACTTTGTCAGTCTTCCCTGACTCATTAGCAGCAGACCCATTTGCCAATTTGCCAGGCATCCTAGACTTCCCATTCACAGTTTTAGCTAAGAGTTCTTCTGTTTCACAGAGATCAAGTGTCAAAAAACATTCTCTAAATTTCTGGAGGTGACTTAGCACTTGCAGAATAGAATTCATATAACATGTGTTTCCCAGGTTCCTTAGACCCGTTACCCCGGGAGTCATCAGAGGCTTACGCCGGATGGAATAAAACTGTTTGAATCTGCTGCTCTGCATCTGCCTTGAGGTAGGGGAAGCAGTTGCCACCTCCCTGAATTTCCTTGGAATCAAGTTCTCTCTGTGCACGTGAGACAAAAGCCTTGCACTCTTCCTCGGAGGAGTGTTTGCCAGCTCCTCCAGGAGTTGTCTCTTCATCTCCTGCCGCCGCTGCCTAGCTGCCTCCTTCTTTTTCTCCAACTcctccatttgtttcttttgttttaattttagctgGCCTCTAGAGCTCTTATCGAACCAGGTCCGCAGTGCCTTCGCAAGCAAGGACTGGCGCCTGTGCCAGAGAGCTGTAAGCATCTGAGATTGTCCCTGAGGGGTCCTTTGATGGCTGCACATGTCCTCTCCCAAAGCCATTGATCGCAACGTCCTGCCACTTCTTGTTGACGGATCATGTTTTTGACTTTTAATTGCTGACAGAGAACTTCTCAGCAATTTCAAATCACCCTCCGGGTTATCATTCAAGACATAATCTTCACAAAGGTAACAAAAGACATACAGATCATTAACTTCCATTGCCAATGGATGCCTGGTTTCTTCAAAGTGTTTAAGTGCATGCTCCTCGATGTACCTCCCACAGGCTACGTGGGAGCACTTCAGACAAGCCCAGATAGATTCAGTTGTCTGGCAGTCCACGCAGTGCCACTTCTGGGGGTTCAGGATAGAGTGGTCCTGGGCGAGTCGTAGCCGCCCAACATGTTTGCATCTATCCATGTCTTACAGAAGTCTTCGCTGCTTTGACCTTGGAAGgcaaaaaccagaaagaaaaggatCTTAGAGCCACTATACATGTTTCAAATGATCTCTTTTGTACCAGCTGTGAAGACCTATAAAAATACAGATGTCGCGTCTTGTCAATCCCAACCGCAGTTTTCCCTCAACCGACTACATTATTTCTGCGtgcagtttttttaaaagcagtttttagtACTAGCGAAAGATATTGGATTGACAAGGTCTACAGAATAAAACTGTCTATCTGTCTACTAAGGACAGCCCAGACAGCTGCCAGCATGCCTTACCCAACCTGAATGGCTTGCTTCCAAGgagaaaaagattaattcagtCCACACACACGTTTGATCTTTAGCTGCCCTCTTGAAATTGATACATACAAAATGAATTTGGAATTGGAATGCATGTCATCAGGAACTAGACGGAGGTTACCAACTTCTCGCAGAAGCCACAAAAATATCAGATAATTGTCATAACCAGAGCATTTGCAAGTCCGCAGGCTTTACATTCTACCCTCGAATTCTCTGATTTCCCACAGCCTGCCAAATATTTCAAtgttcaaaaaaaaccaacaggggaaaaaaaatgaaatctgtacCACCACGTTATAGTAAACCTAAAGGAACATCTGCATGTGTACAAGTTTGCATGAGCACacataaacagaaaaagcaattgaTTTACTAAATTACTATATTGTAACTGAAGAGAAATCAAAGCAGGGGTACTAGAAGGCGCAAAAAGCTTTCACTCCGTGTCCAGTGCCCATATGTTTTATAAAAGATACTGAGCCATACAAAGAGCACAACTGAAGCACTGCGTGCCAGTGCTGTGGTTTCTTTTGTACAGTCCCTCCAACGCTCTGATCCAACGGAAAGAGAACAGGGCGCAGAAACAGCGCCCAGACCCGCTCGCTTGCGCTACTCACGGAGTCATGTTTAAACATCCTTTCCTCCGCGACGCAGCATCCAGGGCACGGAACATCCCCATTTCAGCCAAAGGAGTCTTGGCGGTTCTTCGAGAATTTAATTACTACTTAAGTCTTCACTGTAAGGCAGCACAGCTTCAAAGCCCTAGAGAGAGAATATTCTTGTGATGCACATAAACAAACTAAGAATGCTGGCAGGGTTGTTTTTGAACACGATTAATCCCCTCAGTGCAAGAGCTACTGCAGAGAACAGAATTATCTGGAAGTCAAAGCATGAACGCACCTAGGAACCCAAATACTTAGATGTTAAGAAACGTCACATGGAAGAGGCACTctggaatttcatttttctgctttcattttctgataATCTATAAATCTGCTGATCACATGTAGCCTCTTCATCATAAGTCTTTTGTAGTGGATGACCCAACatatggcagagaaaaaaatctgagttaaAAAAACTGAGCAAAAACGTGCACCTCCTGTGAGCACTTCAATTTTGGCTGCTTCGATAACTTGGTGAAAGAaggggggaggagatggggaaaaagaaaaaaaaaaagtctgtcctGAATTAAATTTCATTTCTAGGTGATTtttcaaacaataaaaatgaagtgatgAATAGCTGTCAAGTGTGAACTGCAACGAAATAAGAactacagaggaaagaaaaataggaaaaacctGCATTTTGCCAAAGGCAGAAAAGATTGTAAAAACGTATCTGTTGTAATAATCCAAGAAAGACTAAATTAACTTGCTTACGCATCTACAACTACAGTACTTGAATACAATACAAAGTAGTGATAGGAGGGACAGCAATAATAGGCACAAAGCGGTTACAGATGTCACAGAGAGTATCAGATCTGGTGTGCAGaatatttagttaaaaaaaatcattttacaagGGGCAAAGTTTAACATAATGAAGGCCGCGGCATGCTTTCCTAAAGCTTTAGGATAGGTATTGAACAGTTGCCTCGATTGGTATGCAGAAAACCTATCTGACCAGGCTAAGCAAACATATTTTTAGTGGTCCCCAAATTATGCAAATTTACTTTAATTACTATCTTTTTTCCAGTGACACTACTGCTAAAGATGGaatctgttaaagaaaaaaatcaaagctcttCTATTAACTCTTCTTGACTTCAGATTAAAGCACAAGTGGCCACTTCAGAATTCATTTCCATGGAGTCATTCTGCAGTGTCTAAATAACCATTTTGGttgtttatttaaaacagttcAAAAATCGCTACACCTCTCCTTTGGGCTGTATTCGTTCACTCACAAATCCTAGGACCTGGAAAGGCACTTTTGGAAATCCTCCACTAAACAAAGGACTGATTTGGTCTCGTCCTTCCAAGTTGGAAACAtcccttcccaccttcctctcaccttcctccctgacctttttccccttttcttctttatttttctgctcaggtCTTGATAGAAAATTGTGGAATAATCCTGTCCAGCCTTGGTGAGACCAAGTGGCATAGATTCCAGCTTGAAAGAGTATAGACACTATGGTAACATTGACAGCCTTCATTTACATAAAAGAATACTAATTATGTTGTATCATCAACATCTGTGATTCTGCTCACTGCCATATGCGACAGTGTTGGGAATTTAACCCTTGAGTCTCACCAGCATATCCAAGATTTGTACCATGTAACAAAAAACGGGCCTTATAAATACAATTTTCTAGAGACCAATTAAACAGCTGCCAAGTATGGTTGCTCACCAGCTCTGCAACGTCTCAGGacacagtattttcaaagaacaCTGAATTTATCCTCAATTTcctaggaaaaagaaacaatgcTGATATGTTGCTAGTTTCAGCTGGGTAACAGGCTACAAGGAAATCAATCACACACCAGATACAGTGCATTAAAGAATCATGTTTAACAATGAAGTTGGCTGTCAGTATATAAATTACAAGCCTTTTGTcaactgcttttgcttttcctgtgtgGGCCAGCAAGATTTCCtgtttgaaaaaggaaagagaatttaACAACGCTGGTCAGTTAACAAAGCAGCTTTGTTACACCTTAATTCAGTAATTCTCAGCACAAAAGCATCTTTGATAGTGCATGTGATATTCCCCACCTGTTTCTCTTTAGGTATCTATGGATACTTCCCTTGCAAATCTAAGCCCTAATACCATATACATTCAGCTGCTCTGCAAGTCAGAAAGAAATGGTGTTTATTTAACCCAAACCACTTAAATGATACGTCTTTTCAACTTCCTCAAATAAGATCTCCTGCTTTTCATTGGTGTGGTTTTCATCTCAAAGCTGAGAAGGCAGAGCAGGCTGCCTGCACAGCCAGGCTGCCGGAGCATCTGCATTGCTCACGACAGCGCGCAGTAGGCTCGCTTTCCATGCACCTGGCTGCTGCACGCGCGGAGCTTCTCCATGCACCACACTTAAGGATTTCTTCTTCACGTTAAAGATGCCTGTTACTGACTCACATTTTTGACCccttccatgaaaaaaataattaaaattggcTTTCTCGCATTGCACAACTCATGTACTAAAGGCAGCTGGAGTGTCTGCAGGTTCAGCCCTGCCATCCCACACGCAAACAGACTACTAAATAAGTCACTGAAAGACATGCACATGACTAAGAACAAAATTTGTTCCTCTCTTTTACATAGGTAAACAAATAGCTTGCCACAACCTACTAGCAAGAATAAAAAGAACACATGAACAGGAGAAATTACAAAGCTATGattaaaggaaaacacaaagatgAGTCAGAACCTGTAAACAGTTGCACACGGGGAAAAACAAACCTTGCAAAGATTACAGGGCTGGAGCTATTTAAGATATTGCAACAACTGAACACAAATTTATGTGGTTGATATGACAAGCCATGAGCAACAAGAGAGTTTAATGATGGAGAATTAACACCTTACGTTTTAAGGTCTTGGAAACGCACAAACAGAACTCTTTGCAATTACAGTGTATCAGGTCTACTTCttggttttataatttttttccatcaagGTAGATCTCATTTTAAGAAACATCTATAAACTCATCCTCTCTCACCTACTTagatcttttcttttccagataaggggtggggggaggaaaagaggggaggaggaacaACTTAATTGCTCTGTATGGAGAAGAGGTACCAGATGAAGTGTGGATCTGCACTGCAATACAACTAAAGATGagttaaaactgaaataaaataatagcaaataaaaggaaaataaagacacTAGTTTAGCAAGTAATGGTCTAGAGACAATTTGAAAAATTCTCACCTTCAAGTCACTTATTGTATTAAAACACTGGGTCAAAccctaatttcttttcttgcatggCTAATAATCCTGGAAAAACTTATGGCAAGATCCTATAACAGCTTCAAGAAccaaacacagcagaaacaatTTGGCTCTTGACCCTAAAAGagtgttaaaataaaacacatgacTTCATTATGTTTCTTTGTACCATTGTTACACATTTGGAAACTGATTAAAGACATCTGTACAGATCTGTTGACACTAGctactttctttttctaaataaatgtgcacgaagcaaaaaaaaaaaagtttagggaTCAGAAAAGGTGCTAGATATTTAGCCTTGGAAACTAGACGCATCTTTCATTTGTCCAAGAGTTGATTCCAGAACAAATAAGAGTCTGCAGTACTGACACAAACTCCTTCAGCTGCAGTCTGGAAATCATCTTTAAGGACAGGTGGGAAGCTCAGACTGAACGattctttcattcattcatccCTCTCCTGGGAGTGGCAAAAGTGAAACACAGCAGCTTTCACCAGTCTATCAGGAATTGGTACCACATTAAATAAAGCAcgtttgccattttttttttccttctcattctgttttaaaacactgtaggaaaaaaatatccttagATATTCTTGGTTTCCATTAAAACTACATATCCTACACAAATATACTGTATATGATCAAACAGGTTTCAAAATCTTGAATGCAAAGAAACAAGCACCTTCCACTCGCCCCCCAGTAAACAATTTTTCACATGCAACTCTAGAGTAGAATTTCTAGCCTGCTGCAAATACTCCAAAATGCAAATAAGGAGATATCAGAGAGAATATATATATCCAAAAGTTGCATACAACTACTCAAAAACTTTATTCCTCCGATTATTTTAACCTACCCATTTGTGAGGAACCAATTATTCAACCAGATGTCTAATGAAAACATGTAATCTGAGCTGCACGGAAGATGGTGAAAAAAATTTCCTGCTCAAGACATTCATGTTCCTTTGCTAGCAAGAGCCGTCCATGTATGTACTCACAGCAAAATCCTATATTTGCTTCTCAAAGCCACTAGCAATGACactttttcaaacagaaaagctcATGTAATTGATACGCCATTATAGAAAAGGAATTGCTGCACAAACGAACAAGTGTCACCACCACATCACCTAAGCAGGTATCCTCTGTCCTTACAAAGTCACTGCACGGTCCAGAACTACTCATTCAGTAACGAGAGCAAGGAAAACACCCTCAAAAACATACAAGAAgctctttttgcttctctttctccAAAAAGTCATCAGCTTGCCTGGACAGGAATGGGTTTCTCCCTTGACTCCTCTAGTTCAAACCCTGCTGGTTTTAGACTTTCAAATTGCATCTCCAAAGAGTAACAATAGCCCTAGAGATTTTTTCAATTATTCTGAAAGCATATTTTCTTGAAAACTGTCAGCTTTATATCCTACAATTGCTGGATTCTCTCTATCCAGGATGACATACTATCAAGTTAGTTACAGGCAAATTAAAACagctgacaaaggaaaaaaaaaaaggaaaacacacgAGGAGGAGTTACAGATGATTCAGGATTCAGCGTTTCTTTGAAAAGACAAGCAAAGCAGTGAATTAAATAGCTACCGTGAACACATgaataaaacacaatttaaaagaCAGACGGACAGACAAGAGACTTGAGCTGTGACAGCAAAAGTGGTCACTGATCCCACCACCCTCCTGGCCAGCCCCCTCCTCGAGCATCAACCTCTTCATGAAGCTGGAGCCCTGAAACACAGAAATCCTCCACCTGAAACCAAAGCTTACCAAATTCTGAAACATCTCACCCGTGCATGCCTGGAAGGTGGCCGGTGTCCTACAGGAGTCATGACAAGCTCAAAGGACTTCAGCTGGTTTCAGTACAGGCGCTGGAGGACCCAACACACCCCACCACGCTGTTCAACTCTGAAGCTATAATCACAAGGGAGCTTGACAAAAATGTGACTTTCCTGCCAACTTCCACAGCAAGTTCTGTTTTATTAACTCCTTTAAGTTAATTATAACTATGTCAATGTTAAACTGTTTCTGGGAGCTCACGCTGTGCTGTAAAAATTTGCTCTAGGCTCAAACCCGGAATCTCAGGAATCGGTTTTCAAAGAAATACTCAGTcattgaaaaaacaaaaacaccccccccccccaaaaaaaaaccccaaagcactCAAAAGCACGAGGATTAAGAAAATCCTATTTTGTGCTCAGGTGTCCTCGGTGGGAGTAAATGCGACTTCTGCAGGACTTTATTCTCTGAATCATCTTAGGAAGCTAAAATTGGCGGATATTGGTCCATATCTGATTTTAGAGTACAAGAAAGAGCGCAGACACTACGATGTATTGCGTACAATTAGCTTCAAACGTTTCATACTGCACAGCAAAAAATACAAGGCTCCAGGGGGCCCAGTTGGTCCCTAACAccaacccaacccccaaaatcaGTCATCCTCCCTACGAAGTTCATTTCACATAGATTTAGGGGGATAACTGAGAGAAGATAAGCATTTGCTTCATGTTTTACACCAGTTGACAGATGTAAATGTCCCAAACCTTGCAAAACAGAGATGTTAAGATCCTGCTACCACAATGCACCGGACATAAAACCTGTCAAACACCAGGCAGCTACAAGTAGcagttttatacatatataaaaaacatttacagGTACTATCTGCTAACAATCTAACCACCAAGTCAGTCAGAAAAATTGCTAACGCTGAATTCAATGCTCAGGGAATGGAGCCCCAGGGAAGGAGCAAGGATgaaaaaacttctctttttcctAAAACTCTGGAATTTTGAGTActttagaaaaaagttttaatgtctCTGAGACTTTTAAATATGACTGGCGTACTTAAATCTAAGGCCTCATGTAAACTGAAATGTGCTGTTAACCCTTCTGTACTGATCAAGACTGAAAAGAACATGAAGTGTTCCCCAGTACCTATTCCTAAACCTAGCCAATACCTGGAACAGATAAAATACACTTATCCTGCCTTTTTTGCTATTACAGCTTATTGTGCTTGGTGGACTGGTTTAGCTATAGTACCCAAAACAACCTTTCTGCAGATACACACTCTCTTTACCAGAGAGGCTTGCTGGCAAACTCTAAGTCAGAAAAAACACCAAATTCCTTTTGTTTGGATAGAATAAATTTATGACTAAACCAAAAGACTTCACACTGCCTGTGCCCTCAAAGAGCAATAATTCATACTTTACACAGGCCAACAAATAGTTGCAAATGTGCATGTGTCTTCTATTCACATTCCTTCCTGATGAAGATCCTCTTAAACAAGAGAGAGTTGAGCTTTCACGAGGAATGGATCTGGCAGTTTATGGTTTGAAAATAATcacagaaaggcaaagagaaggtGAAATTCTTCAGTTCACAAAGCATTTTAACACAGCCCTCCTTAGAAACTAGCTATTCTATTATTTACACTGCCATTCAAATTCTCCAGCCATACAAGTTTAAACTTggaagtttttaaaatttaaaatattttaaagatgaaatatgAATATTCTTATTAAGCCAAACTCACACTGTTTCTTATCTAAGTGCAAGAGATTAATAAAATTAAGTGACTAAAACCTCAGGTAAAACCCCCAGCTACCTGTATTTTCAATTTTCACCTTTTGACCTTAGCTTTAAGAATAGCTTTTCAATGTGCAATACAACCAATGTTATTCATTCTTTAGGGtcactgtaaaacaaacaaacaaaaaagatacaTGTCCTACAGTTCCCTGAAAATGTGCAAAGTTACTATATAACAGCCCTGGATGttaaaaagcattattaaaatgcTGTATACTTCTTAGTTCATGGCTTTCTAGAAGTTAATGTTTCTTCATTTATTGCAACACATAaaatccccccctcccctttcttttcatAAGcttctgaggttttatttttggtttggctttttgaaGTGTTAATAAGCTGGGAAACGCGATATGGATACACTGTATAGAAGAGGCACTCACTGTACATTAAAACAATTCACAGTATTTCCTCCAGTCCTAGTGAACCAGTCCAAAAGGGAAAGAGTCAATGCAGTAATTCCACTGGTACTTACATCTGTAGAAGCCTGAAGCAATTATAGCAAATACATACAATCTGAATTATCAGAATCAAACATGAAATAATGTTTTGCATTAGAACAGTCTGAAAGTAGATGCTAACTGCACAACATAAAGTAATAATTTCACTTTATGAGTCAAGCGACCAGCTTTATAGAACCCATGAATTCCCAACAAATTCTATTTCCATAATTGTGACAACATCAGAGAGTGACATGCTGTAGCATTTTAAAGTTTCCTAGATGTTTGCCCCTGAACATCACCCCTGAAACCCTCTCTGCCAGAGCAGACAGTAACAGAGCTTTAACGGATGCAAAATTAGTGGCACTGACTCCAAGTCAAGAGAGCTACATCAATTTTCACTATTTGGAAATTCAGTTTTTTACACCCCACCATCCCCAAACTGTCGGGATTCATACCAAAACcaatgtctttttgtttcctttcacacTTACCACTGCCCAATTCGGCAAGTATTCAAGTTTAGTGAGACTGCTCAAATGGATAGAGTACGTGCTTACGTATTCACGGGTCAGGACCTGTGCACAAGTGAACAAGGCAGTTTAAGAATAATTAACAAGGTACAAGTTAAACAAAACAAGCCATGTTATATTTCAACGTGGCCTAACAAAGCAGGAATAGAGGAGATAAACAGCCATTCTCTTGTGTCCCCACTTTCCCTACCTTATTATCCCTTTTAATCATGGCCTACTACAATGCAGCcaaaaagctacattttttcaGAACgcagaaaggattttttcttttgacCATGCTCTTTAAACATTACT
The Harpia harpyja isolate bHarHar1 chromosome 19, bHarHar1 primary haplotype, whole genome shotgun sequence DNA segment above includes these coding regions:
- the USP49 gene encoding ubiquitin carboxyl-terminal hydrolase 49 isoform X1 — translated: MDRCKHVGRLRLAQDHSILNPQKWHCVDCQTTESIWACLKCSHVACGRYIEEHALKHFEETRHPLAMEVNDLYVFCYLCEDYVLNDNPEGDLKLLRSSLSAIKSQKHDPSTRSGRTLRSMALGEDMCSHQRTPQGQSQMLTALWHRRQSLLAKALRTWFDKSSRGQLKLKQKKQMEELEKKKEAARQRRQEMKRQLLEELANTPPRKSARLLSHVHRENLIPRKFREVATASPTSRQMQSSRFKQFYSIRRKPLMTPGVTGLRNLGNTCYMNSILQVLSHLQKFRECFLTLDLCETEELLAKTVNGKSRMPGKLANGSAANESGKTDKVGSYGTQSLPAGLNGGSSISRSLELIQPKEPSSKHISLCHELHTLFRVMWSGKWALVSPFAMLHSVWSLIPAFRGYDQQDAQEFLCELLDKVQQELESEGTKRRILIPFSQRKLTKQVLKVVNTIFHGQLLSQVTCITCNYKSNTVEPFWDLSLEFPERYHSIEKGIVPVNQTECMLTEMLAKFTETEALEGRIYACDQCNSKRRKSSPKPLVLSEAKKQLMIYRLPQVLRLHLKRFRWSERNHREKIGVHVLFDQVLNMEPYCCRDSLSSLDKETFVYDLSAVVMHHGKGFGSGHYTAYCYNTEGGFWVHCNDSKLNVCSVEEVCKTQAYILFYTQRTVRDKGRISEKQLQAQVPSKNSDKDRRLTFP
- the USP49 gene encoding ubiquitin carboxyl-terminal hydrolase 49 isoform X2 produces the protein MDRCKHVGRLRLAQDHSILNPQKWHCVDCQTTESIWACLKCSHVACGRYIEEHALKHFEETRHPLAMEVNDLYVFCYLCEDYVLNDNPEGDLKLLRSSLSAIKSQKHDPSTRSGRTLRSMALGEDMCSHQRTPQGQSQMLTALWHRRQSLLAKALRTWFDKSSRGQLKLKQKKQMEELEKKKEAARQRRQEMKRQLLEELANTPPRKSARLLSHVHRENLIPRKFREVATASPTSRQMQSSRFKQFYSIRRKPLMTPGVTGLRNLGNTCYMNSILQVLSHLQKFRECFLTLDLCETEELLAKTVNGKSRMPGKLANGSAANESGKTDKVGSYGTQSLPAGLNGGSSISRSLELIQPKEPSSKHISLCHELHTLFRVMWSGKWALVSPFAMLHSVWSLIPAFRGYDQQDAQEFLCELLDKVQQELESEGTKRRILIPFSQRKLTKQVLKVVNTIFHGQLLSQVTCITCNYKSNTVEPFWDLSLEFPERYHSIEKGIVPVNQTECMLTEMLAKFTETEALEGRIYACDQCNSKRRKSSPKPLVLSEAKKQLMIYRLPQVLRLHLKRFRWSERNHREKIGVHVLFDQVFGSTAMTPN